The genomic DNA GCGCCCTCGCCGAGCCGGACCCGCGCGCCGGTATCGCTCTCGTGGTCGACGCGCTCGCCGAGTCCGCCGTCGATCCCGTGGCCCCCGGCCTCGTCGCCGAGGTCATCCGTCGCGTGCCGGCCGACCCCGCGCTCGCCGAGATCGTCGCCACCGCGGACGGTCTGGTCCGGGATGCGCTCGCCGAGATCATCGCGCGGGGCCAGGCCGACGGTGCCTTCGATCCCGCGCTCGAGCCCGCGCACGCCGCGGCCTTCCTCGTCGCCCTGACCGACGGCGCGCATCTCGCGGACGGCGATGTCCGGCCCGACGTGCGCCGTGCCGCTCTCGCCTACCTGCGAACGGAGAACGCATGACCACCACCGCCGCCCCCACCACGACGATCGGCGTCTCCCGCGCGCTGCAGCTCGCGACCGTTTCCGCCACCACCGCCCTCGGCGCCGTCCTCGGGCTGGTCGTCCGCGGCCTCGTCGGCTGGCTGGAGCGCACGGTGGACGGCTCGCCCGGCCCGCTGCGGATCGCCGCGCAGCTGCCCGTGGGCGTCGCCGCCGGGGTGCTCACCGTCGCCGGGCTCATCGGCGGCATCGTCCTGGTCGCGGCGTGGCAGCACGAGGTCGCGGCGCTGACCGTGGCCGAGGATCACGTGGAGCTCGCCGCGGGTGGGCATCGCCGCTGGATGGGGCGCGACGAGATCGGCGAGGTGTTCCTCGGGCGGGGCGGGGAGCTGACCTTCCTGGACCGACGGGGCCGCCTCCTCGCCGCCGCAGGTACCGACGGCGTGCCCAAGGCCGGGATCGCCCGGGCCCTCACCGACGCGGGCTACCCGTGGAGCGGCGATGCCGATCCGTACGAGGCCGAGTACACGCGGTTCGTGCAGGGCCGCGGCGACGTGGAGCCCGACGTCGAGTCGCTGCTGCGCGAGCGCGCCGTGGCCCGGGCCGAGAAGCGCGCACCCAGTGCCCACGACCTGCGGCTGCGGCTCGGCGAGGCCGGCGTCGTGGTCCGTGATCGCGGCGACGAGCAGGAGTTCCGCCCGGCGCGCGCGACGTCGTCGACCCGACGACCAGGTCGCTGAGCGAAACAGTTCTCGTCGGCGGTGCGGCGACGTACCGTGTCCGCCATGAGGCTGCCCATCGCTGTGAATCTCGCCGCCCCCGCGGCGGATGTGCGACTCGCCGCCTTCTCGGTCGACGCAGCCGGAGCACTGTTCGCCGCCCTCGATCACGCAGATGTGTGGGCTCACATCCCGGGCCGCACCCTGCATCGCCGACCGATCTCGCCACCCTGCTCACCGGTGACGAGTCCAGGAAGCAGGCACTGGTGATACATGCGCGCGGACGAGTCGCCGGAACGTCGTCCTACTTTCTCGACCACGATGCCCCGGAGGGCGTCGAGATCGGTGCCACGCTGTACGCACCCGCGCTGTGGGGCTCGGGGGTCAACACCGCAGTCAAGGGTTCGATGATCGGCGCGGCCTTCGCCGCAGGAGCACAATGGGTGCAGTTCCGCACGGACGAGCGAAACGGGCGATCCGCGGCGGCGATCCTCAAACTCCCGGGTGCGGTCGAGCTGCCCTCACTGCTCGAACCCGAGAAGATCAGGAGCGACGGCACTGTTCGGACCAGTCGGATGTTCCGGATTCCGCGCCCTGCGAGGTAGCCGATGCTCGTCCGCTCCGCACCTGCCCCGATTGGAGACCACACCATGCCCGAGCCACGCCCGCCCTTCCCGCCGTTCACCGCTGAGACTGCAGCCCAGAAAGTGCAAGCAGCAGAGGACGCCTGGAACACCCGCGATCCCCGTCGCGTCGCGGGTGCGTACACCGACGACTCACGCTGGCGGAACCGCGATCTGTTCATCGACGGCACCGAGCAGATCGTCGAGTTCCTCACGGCGAAATGGGAGCGCGAGCTGGACTACGCCCTGCGCAAGAACCTGTGGACATTCACCGAGAACCGCATCGCGGTGCGCTTTCAATACGAGTGGCACGACGCCGATGGCCAGTGGTGGCGCAGCTACGGCAACGAGCTGTGGGAGTTCACGTCCGAAGGGTTGATGTCACGGCGCGAAGCGAGCATCAACGACGTGGCGATCACCGCCTCCGAGCGTCGCATTTTCGGGCCTCGACCGACGAAGGAGCGCGGAGTCGACTTCCCGCTGCAGTAGCGGCATCGCTCGTACCTCGATCGCCACCTGCATCCGTTGGAGTTCGCCTGCTTCGATCTACCATTCGGTTATGGGTAGGCACTCGTCGGGCGAGTCGCCTGATCTGCAGGTGAAGCTCCTCATCGAGCGCAACCCAACGGATCAAGGGCGCCCGCACGGCTGGTGCGCACGGGTCGTCGAACGGCTCGACCAGCGCGCCGACCGACCGCGGCGAATGCTCCGTGACCTGCTGCGATACCGCTGAGGTCTATAGTGTCCGAGGTGGGATACGGGTGCGTCTGCGGCGGTGACGAGCGCCGACGGCACCGGCACCTGCGCCCCTGTGCGGCGCGCACTCCCGAAATCTCGCGACCTCGACGGTCGCCGACAGCACGAACACGGACGGATGCCTGCTGATGACCGACGGACCCCTCATCGTCCAGTCCGACAAGACCCTCCTGCTGGAGGTGGACCACGAACTGGCGGACGCGGCGCGCGCGGCGATCGCACCGTTCGCGGAGCTCGAGCGCGCCCCGGAGCACGTGCACACCTACCGCGTGACGCCGCTGGCGCTGTGGAACGCGCGCGCCGCCGGGCACGACGCGGAGCAGGTCGTCGACGCCCTCGTCAGCTTCTCCCGCTATCCCGTGCCGCAGCCCCTCCTGGTGGACGTGGTCGACACCATGAGCCGGTACGGCCGGCTGCAACTGGTGAAGAGCCCGGTGCACGGCCTGACGCTGGTCTCGCTGGATCGGGCGGTCTTGGAGGAGGTGCTGCGGCACAAGAAGATCGCACCGATGGTGGGGGCCCGCATCGACGACGACACCGTCGTGGTGCACCCGTCCGAGCGCGGCCACCTCAAGCAGCTGCTGCTCAAGGTGGGCTGGCCCGCCGAGGATCTCGCCGGCTACGTGGACGGCGAATCGCACCCGATCGCGCTGGACACCGAGACCGAGCCGTGGGAGCTGCGCGACTACCAGAAGACCGCGGCGGATTCGTTCTGGCTGGGCGGCTCCGGTGTCGTCGTGCTGCCCTGCGGCGCCGGCAAGACGATGGTCGGCGCGGCCGCGATGGCGCGGGCACAGGCGACGACCCTGATCCTGGTGACGAACACGGTCGCGGGCCGGCAGTGGAAGCGGGAGCTGCTGGCGCGCACGTCGCTCACCGAGGAGGAGATCGGTGAGTACTCGGGCGAGAAGAAGGAGATCCGTCCGGTCACCATCGCCACCTACCAGGTGCTCACGCGGAAGTCGAAGGGCGAGTACAAGAACCTCGACCTGTTCGACTCGCGCGACTGGGGCCTCATGATCTACGACGAGGTGCACCTGCTGCCCGCACCCGTGTTCCGGATGACGGCCGATCTGCAGTCCCGCCGTCGCCTCGGCCTCACCGCAACACTCGTGCGCGAGGACGGCCGTGAGGGTGACGTCTTCTCACTCATCGGGCCGAAACGCTATGACGCGCCGTGGAAGGACATCGAGGCTCAGGGATGGATCGCGCCCGCCGACTGCGTCGAGGTGCGGGTCACGCTCACCGAGAACCAGCGCATGCAGTACGCGACCGCCGAGCCCGACGAGCGCTACCAGATGTGCTCCACCGCCCACACGAAGATCGCCGTGGTGAAGTCGATCCTGGAGAGGCACAAGGGCGCACCCACTCTTGTGATCGGCGCATACCTCGATCAATTGGAGGAGCTGGGCCGCGAGCTCGACGCCCCGGTCATCACCGGCTCGGTGAAGAACAAGGAGCGCGAGGCACTCTTCGACCGTTTCCGCGCGGGCGAGATCTCCACGCTGGTGGTGAGCAAGGTCGCGAACTTCTCCATCGACCTGCCGGAGGCTTCGGTGGCGGTGCAGGTCTCGGGCACGTTCGGTTCGCGGCAGGAGGAGGCGCAGCGCCTCGGCCGGCTCCTGCGCCCCAAGCACGACGGCGGCACGGCGCACTTCTACTCCGTCGTCGCGCGCGACACCCTCGACGCCGACTACGCCGCGCACCGCCAGCGCTTCCTCGCCGAGCAGGGGTACGCCTACCGCATCGTGGACGCCGACGACATCCTCGGCCCCGCCATCGGCGAGGCCGGCTGACTCACGCCGCCTGGTCCGGTGCGGTGGATCGGTGGTGGTGTCCGCTCGGTGTTCGGGTGTCGACGGTGTGCCGCCCGCTCGGATCCTCGACGACGGCGCTGCGCCAGCCCGCGGCTTCCTTGGCGTAGTTGCATGCCGCGCACAGGCCTTGCCCGTTCACGAACTCGGTCGGTCCACCGGCTGCGTGGGCGATGATGTGGTCGGTGTGCGCGATCGGTGCGTCGCAGTACGGGGTGCGGCAGTACCGGTCCCGCGCCCGGATCAGCTCGGCGAGCCCGTCGGGGAAGCACCGCGCCCGTGAGTCCATGCCGACGATCGCACCCGACTCGGGGGCGATGTAGAGGCGTTTGACCCACGCGATGCCCGCGGCGGTGGCCCGTCCGATGAGGTTGCGGGCGATCTCCGCCGGCATCGTCCCACCCCCGTCGAGGTGCGCGGTGCCGGGCCGGTCACCGAGCAGCACCGTCGCGGGAATGGTGAGATTCACCAACACGGGCTGGCCCTCGGCGGCCTCGCGGCCGATGATCCGCGCGAACGCGGTATCGGCCATGATCTGCCCCCGCGTCCGCAGGTCCCCCGCTACCCCGATCAACGTCGCGGCATGCTTACGCAACGCCGCATACACCCCGACCCCTTGAGCGACCGGCAGCAGCAACGACACCCGCGCCATGCCCTCCGGCAACGGCCGGATCGTCACCGTGCGGTCCTTCTCCGCCGCCGCGTCCCGGTCCACCGTGCCCCGCGCGTCCAGTTCGTAGGCCAGCTTCTTGACCAGGTCAGCGATTCGGCGCAACCCGCACCCGGCGAGCGTGCCCGGATCGGCACACAACAGCTCATCCGCCCGGCGCCGGTCCGAGGCATCCAGGTGGGCCAGGCCGCCGACGATCACCGGGATCGCCTCCGGAGACAGGTCACCGTCGCGTAGCCGGGTGCGGGTGTGCGGCAGGTTCTTCTCCAACTCCACCCCGCGTGCGAGCAGTCGTGCGGCGGTGTGCGGCGACATCCGCAACGCCAACCCCACCTCCGCAGCGACGCCCTGCTGCCACCGCCCCTGCGGCACCCCGGCAGCGACACGCTCGCACACCCGCTGCCGCAGCAGCTCCACAGCCAACCGGTACTGCTCGAACACCGTCCGGCACCGCTGCCGCTCCATCGAACGCAACCGCTCCACAACGCCGCCATCAGGCGGCCGATCCTCGCCCACCCCACCGTCTTCGTCCATACCCTGACGCTACGCCCACCCACCGACAAGTTTTCGAGATCGCAAGAGCACATCGAACGCGAGAATCCCGACGTCCGCCCGCGGCCGACGACCGCGCGGCCCGGACTGCGCCCATCGGCCCGGCCGGAGCGCGGCGTCCCGGCCGGAGCGCGACGTCGGGCGCCCACCCATCAGGCCGCGCGCGCCGCCCCCTTGCGCCCACCCATCAGCACCATCACACTGAGCACCGCAGGGACCGTCGACCAGAGCGCGACCGCGACGTACCCGCTCTGCGCGGGAAGGAGCGCACCGTCGGGTGTGGCGCGCGCGAGGAGGAACCCCGCGAGGGCACTGCCGATCGAAAAGCCTACGGCCCGGGCGATCTGGTTGACGGCCATCACGCTCGCGGTCTCCGACTGCGGCGTGCCGTCGAGTACGAGCCGCGGCATCACGGCAGAGGCGCCGCCGACGCCGAGCCCCAGGATCGCCAACGCCACGAGCACCGCGACCAGGCCGTCCCGGCCGATCGCGAAGACCACCGCGGCCACCACGACCAGGCCCGAGGACGCCGCGAACGCTCCGCGCGCGCCGAGTCGCGTCACCCACCGCGGGATCACCCGCCCCGCAACGAATCCGAGAACGGAGAACGGTATGAGAGCAGCCCCAGCGGCGACGCCGGGCAGCGCGAAGCCGTA from Tsukamurella paurometabola includes the following:
- a CDS encoding DNA repair helicase XPB, translating into MTDGPLIVQSDKTLLLEVDHELADAARAAIAPFAELERAPEHVHTYRVTPLALWNARAAGHDAEQVVDALVSFSRYPVPQPLLVDVVDTMSRYGRLQLVKSPVHGLTLVSLDRAVLEEVLRHKKIAPMVGARIDDDTVVVHPSERGHLKQLLLKVGWPAEDLAGYVDGESHPIALDTETEPWELRDYQKTAADSFWLGGSGVVVLPCGAGKTMVGAAAMARAQATTLILVTNTVAGRQWKRELLARTSLTEEEIGEYSGEKKEIRPVTIATYQVLTRKSKGEYKNLDLFDSRDWGLMIYDEVHLLPAPVFRMTADLQSRRRLGLTATLVREDGREGDVFSLIGPKRYDAPWKDIEAQGWIAPADCVEVRVTLTENQRMQYATAEPDERYQMCSTAHTKIAVVKSILERHKGAPTLVIGAYLDQLEELGRELDAPVITGSVKNKEREALFDRFRAGEISTLVVSKVANFSIDLPEASVAVQVSGTFGSRQEEAQRLGRLLRPKHDGGTAHFYSVVARDTLDADYAAHRQRFLAEQGYAYRIVDADDILGPAIGEAG
- a CDS encoding HNH endonuclease, translating into MDEDGGVGEDRPPDGGVVERLRSMERQRCRTVFEQYRLAVELLRQRVCERVAAGVPQGRWQQGVAAEVGLALRMSPHTAARLLARGVELEKNLPHTRTRLRDGDLSPEAIPVIVGGLAHLDASDRRRADELLCADPGTLAGCGLRRIADLVKKLAYELDARGTVDRDAAAEKDRTVTIRPLPEGMARVSLLLPVAQGVGVYAALRKHAATLIGVAGDLRTRGQIMADTAFARIIGREAAEGQPVLVNLTIPATVLLGDRPGTAHLDGGGTMPAEIARNLIGRATAAGIAWVKRLYIAPESGAIVGMDSRARCFPDGLAELIRARDRYCRTPYCDAPIAHTDHIIAHAAGGPTEFVNGQGLCAACNYAKEAAGWRSAVVEDPSGRHTVDTRTPSGHHHRSTAPDQAA
- a CDS encoding nuclear transport factor 2 family protein translates to MPEPRPPFPPFTAETAAQKVQAAEDAWNTRDPRRVAGAYTDDSRWRNRDLFIDGTEQIVEFLTAKWERELDYALRKNLWTFTENRIAVRFQYEWHDADGQWWRSYGNELWEFTSEGLMSRREASINDVAITASERRIFGPRPTKERGVDFPLQ
- a CDS encoding GNAT family N-acetyltransferase; protein product: MGSHPGPHPASPTDLATLLTGDESRKQALVIHARGRVAGTSSYFLDHDAPEGVEIGATLYAPALWGSGVNTAVKGSMIGAAFAAGAQWVQFRTDERNGRSAAAILKLPGAVELPSLLEPEKIRSDGTVRTSRMFRIPRPAR
- a CDS encoding TetR/AcrR family transcriptional regulator, with protein sequence MARTVDPALTARRRAAILEAAAAEFSAAGFERARAADIATRAGVSSGTVFYYFTDKAGLFRALFGADIERNTELRERALAEPDPRAGIALVVDALAESAVDPVAPGLVAEVIRRVPADPALAEIVATADGLVRDALAEIIARGQADGAFDPALEPAHAAAFLVALTDGAHLADGDVRPDVRRAALAYLRTENA